From one Lysinibacillus sp. G4S2 genomic stretch:
- a CDS encoding c-type cytochrome, with amino-acid sequence MKTIVAGVAGTVLLAGTLFVGAVISDKILGDANGESKEAAEQTKIPTTGAAQSVVYAPPSMEEVPDGPMKETILYGYELVNNTHVAAEEYVGNQLSCTSCHAGAGIDEQAASLVGVTANYPQYIARSGDVVTIEERINGCMVRSMNGKKFDMNSEELEAMVSYFTYISEGVPIGAEREWAGTSTMKNVPIPDVTNGEELYAQSCITCHAVDGSGTGANTGPALWGEKSFNDGAGMARMSKMAGYIKTNMPIGAAGTLTDQDAADLAAYILSQDRPEWANHDKDWPKGGRPNDIMNKEKRDQIKNGTIDWEQVLSAK; translated from the coding sequence ATGAAAACTATAGTAGCGGGAGTAGCGGGGACAGTATTATTAGCAGGTACACTTTTTGTGGGGGCAGTCATTAGTGACAAAATTTTAGGAGATGCTAACGGAGAAAGCAAAGAAGCCGCAGAACAGACAAAAATACCAACAACAGGAGCTGCTCAGTCAGTTGTCTATGCACCGCCGAGTATGGAAGAAGTACCGGATGGACCTATGAAAGAAACGATATTATACGGCTATGAACTAGTTAATAATACACATGTTGCCGCAGAAGAGTATGTTGGGAATCAATTATCTTGCACAAGCTGTCATGCGGGGGCTGGCATCGATGAGCAAGCTGCGTCATTAGTTGGTGTTACGGCGAATTATCCGCAATATATTGCACGTTCAGGTGATGTTGTAACGATTGAAGAGCGTATTAATGGTTGTATGGTTCGTAGTATGAACGGTAAAAAGTTTGACATGAACAGCGAAGAGTTAGAAGCTATGGTCTCGTACTTCACCTATATTTCAGAGGGCGTACCTATTGGGGCAGAGCGTGAATGGGCAGGTACAAGTACTATGAAAAACGTGCCTATACCAGACGTAACGAACGGTGAAGAGTTATATGCCCAGTCTTGTATCACTTGCCACGCGGTTGATGGTTCTGGTACTGGCGCTAATACAGGTCCGGCATTATGGGGTGAAAAATCATTTAATGATGGAGCGGGTATGGCACGTATGTCAAAAATGGCTGGCTACATTAAAACTAATATGCCAATCGGTGCAGCTGGAACTTTGACAGATCAAGATGCCGCTGATTTAGCAGCCTATATTTTATCGCAGGATCGACCTGAATGGGCAAATCATGATAAAGATTGGCCAAAAGGTGGACGTCCAAATGATATTATGAATAAAGAAAAGCGGGACCAAATTAAAAATGGCACAATAGATTGGGAGCAAGTGCTTTCTGCAAAATAA
- a CDS encoding DsbA family oxidoreductase, which translates to MRIEIFSDFTCPFCYIGKRELEHAIDLAGYSGQVEIEYKAYQIGSDTPKENAPTLYESMAVKYDSTIEEVKEITKGIAMRAEEVGLHYNFEDMKTAHTEKAHRLAKWTKQFEKEEAYTEALMSGYFTEGKDLNEDTFLLKVIKDLDLDVETAKSVLASKDFSEDLDKDRYDAKQLGVQSVPFFVFENRYGIKGAEPNEVFVRTLHQAAEIAGIQPVLKMVGKGEATCVDGECKL; encoded by the coding sequence ATGAGAATTGAGATTTTTTCAGATTTTACATGTCCGTTCTGCTACATTGGCAAACGAGAATTGGAACATGCCATTGATTTGGCAGGCTATTCAGGGCAGGTGGAAATTGAATACAAAGCATATCAAATTGGTTCAGATACGCCTAAGGAAAATGCACCAACTTTATATGAGAGTATGGCTGTAAAATATGATTCAACGATAGAGGAAGTAAAGGAAATAACTAAGGGCATAGCAATGCGGGCCGAAGAGGTTGGATTACATTACAATTTTGAAGATATGAAAACAGCCCATACTGAAAAAGCTCATCGATTGGCAAAATGGACAAAGCAGTTTGAGAAAGAGGAAGCCTATACAGAGGCACTTATGAGTGGCTATTTTACAGAAGGAAAAGACTTAAACGAGGATACATTTTTATTAAAAGTCATTAAAGATTTAGACTTAGATGTTGAAACGGCGAAGAGTGTTCTTGCATCAAAGGACTTCAGTGAAGATTTGGATAAAGATCGATATGATGCAAAGCAGCTAGGTGTACAAAGTGTACCATTCTTTGTTTTTGAAAATCGTTACGGTATTAAAGGTGCAGAGCCGAATGAGGTTTTCGTACGAACTTTACATCAAGCGGCAGAGATAGCAGGTATTCAGCCGGTGTTAAAGATGGTAGGCAAGGGTGAAGCTACTTGTGTTGATGGTGAATGTAAATTATAA
- a CDS encoding sulfite exporter TauE/SafE family protein, producing MDLAWVVTIFLIGFVGSFVSGMLGIGGAIIKYPMLLYIPPLFGFAAFSAHEVSGISAVEVFFASIAGVWAYRKGGYLNKSLIIYMGGAILVGSFIGSYGSRFLSEAGVNVVYGVLALIAAVMMFIPKKQMDDKLLDEVTFNKPIAAILAFIVGIGSGIVGAAGGFLLVPIMLVVLGIPTRMTIATSLAITLISSIGGTMGKLMTGQVDYYPAFIMIVASLIAAPLGARTGKKLDTKVLQGSLAVLILATAIKIWVDIL from the coding sequence TTGGATTTAGCATGGGTCGTTACAATATTTTTGATTGGCTTTGTGGGCTCGTTTGTATCGGGAATGTTAGGGATTGGCGGGGCGATTATAAAATATCCAATGTTATTATATATCCCGCCTTTATTTGGTTTTGCTGCATTTTCAGCACATGAGGTATCAGGTATTAGTGCGGTAGAAGTATTTTTTGCCTCTATCGCTGGGGTATGGGCATATCGAAAAGGTGGCTATTTAAATAAATCACTGATTATTTATATGGGTGGTGCCATATTAGTAGGGAGCTTCATTGGTAGTTATGGCTCCCGATTTTTATCTGAAGCTGGAGTGAACGTCGTATATGGTGTACTGGCGTTGATTGCTGCAGTTATGATGTTTATTCCGAAAAAGCAAATGGACGACAAGCTGTTGGATGAAGTGACGTTCAATAAACCGATAGCGGCCATATTAGCGTTTATTGTTGGTATTGGATCGGGGATTGTCGGGGCAGCTGGTGGCTTCTTGTTAGTCCCTATAATGCTAGTAGTATTAGGTATACCAACACGTATGACAATCGCTACAAGCCTTGCTATTACCCTTATATCCTCGATAGGTGGGACAATGGGAAAATTGATGACGGGACAAGTTGATTATTATCCTGCATTCATTATGATTGTAGCTAGTTTAATAGCAGCTCCACTAGGTGCAAGAACAGGGAAAAAATTAGATACGAAAGTTTTGCAAGGTAGTTTAGCGGTGCTCATTTTAGCAACTGCCATTAAAATTTGGGTGGATATATTGTAG
- a CDS encoding sulfurtransferase TusA family protein: MKSNLQLDAKGLSCPMPIVKIKKSIDTLASGEILEVQITDKGALADIPAWAKAGGHTILDKSEDAGVMTFFIQKA; the protein is encoded by the coding sequence ATGAAATCAAACTTACAATTAGATGCAAAAGGATTATCTTGTCCAATGCCTATAGTGAAAATAAAAAAATCTATTGATACATTAGCTTCGGGTGAAATTTTAGAGGTTCAAATAACGGATAAAGGAGCTCTAGCGGATATCCCTGCTTGGGCGAAAGCTGGCGGTCATACAATCTTAGACAAATCTGAAGATGCTGGTGTCATGACATTCTTTATTCAGAAAGCTTAA
- a CDS encoding MBL fold metallo-hydrolase — protein sequence MSVLKWSAAQVAKKVINNEELFILDVRNTDAFADWKIDGRKFEYLNIPYFELLDGVEDILSKIPANKEVLVVCAKEGSSMMVAEMLSEAGRTVAYLEGGMKTWSEYLEPIKVGDLTGGGELYQFVRLGKGCLSYMVISEGEAAIIDAVRFTDAFTSFADVKNVKIKYVFDTHLHADHISGGRHIAAVTGATYYLPPKDAEEVVFDYTPLIDGTTVQIGASKIDVGAIYSPGHTIGSTSFVVDNKYLLTGDILFIDSIGRPDLAGLAEDWVGDLRATLYERYRKLSDELIVLPAHFMIIDELNEDGTVAKRLGQLFAENHGLNIQDEVKFRSVVTDNLPPQPNAYQEIRQVNMGKITPAQDEQTEMEIGPNRCAVR from the coding sequence GTGTCAGTTCTGAAATGGAGCGCAGCACAAGTAGCGAAAAAAGTAATTAATAATGAAGAATTATTTATTTTAGATGTTCGAAATACAGATGCATTCGCAGATTGGAAAATTGATGGGCGTAAATTTGAATACCTTAATATTCCGTATTTTGAGCTGTTAGATGGTGTCGAGGATATTTTATCGAAGATTCCAGCTAACAAAGAGGTGTTAGTCGTTTGTGCGAAAGAAGGATCGTCGATGATGGTAGCTGAGATGTTATCGGAAGCGGGACGTACAGTGGCTTATTTAGAAGGCGGAATGAAAACGTGGAGTGAATATTTAGAACCGATTAAAGTGGGCGATTTAACAGGTGGTGGTGAGCTTTATCAATTTGTACGTTTAGGGAAGGGCTGTCTTTCTTATATGGTCATCTCAGAAGGAGAGGCAGCTATTATTGATGCTGTACGTTTTACAGATGCATTCACGAGCTTTGCGGATGTTAAAAATGTAAAAATTAAATATGTATTTGATACACATTTGCACGCTGATCATATTTCTGGTGGGCGTCATATCGCAGCTGTAACTGGCGCAACGTACTATTTACCACCGAAAGATGCAGAAGAGGTTGTGTTTGACTATACACCTTTAATTGATGGAACAACTGTACAAATCGGCGCCTCCAAAATAGATGTTGGAGCGATTTATTCACCTGGACATACAATTGGTTCAACGTCATTTGTTGTGGACAACAAGTATTTATTAACTGGAGATATTTTGTTTATTGATTCAATTGGACGTCCGGATTTAGCGGGTCTTGCAGAAGATTGGGTAGGTGATTTGCGCGCAACACTTTACGAGAGATATAGAAAATTATCAGACGAACTAATTGTTTTGCCAGCTCATTTTATGATTATTGATGAATTAAATGAAGATGGAACTGTTGCAAAACGACTTGGACAATTATTTGCAGAAAATCACGGCTTAAATATTCAGGATGAAGTTAAATTCCGTAGCGTTGTAACTGATAATTTGCCTCCGCAGCCGAATGCATATCAAGAAATTCGCCAAGTGAATATGGGGAAGATTACCCCGGCACAAGATGAGCAAACAGAGATGGAGATTGGTCCGAATCGCTGTGCAGTTCGATAG
- a CDS encoding DsrE/DsrF/DrsH-like family protein translates to MSNKVAIIASNGGLFDAYKVFNIATAAAASEKEVAIFFTFEGLNLIHKQGMQALPMPAGAERYEEGFAKANVPAIPQLVEMAQELGVKFIACQMTMDVMSLTTDDFIDGIEVGGAVTFLEFAKDAAPSLTF, encoded by the coding sequence ATGTCAAATAAAGTAGCGATCATTGCAAGTAACGGTGGTCTTTTCGATGCGTATAAGGTGTTCAACATTGCAACAGCAGCGGCGGCTTCTGAGAAGGAAGTAGCCATCTTCTTCACATTCGAAGGGTTGAATTTAATTCATAAACAAGGGATGCAAGCATTACCTATGCCTGCTGGAGCAGAGCGTTATGAAGAAGGCTTTGCTAAGGCCAATGTGCCGGCGATTCCACAATTAGTGGAAATGGCGCAGGAATTAGGTGTGAAATTTATCGCATGTCAAATGACGATGGATGTAATGAGTTTAACGACAGATGATTTTATTGATGGTATCGAGGTTGGGGGAGCTGTGACGTTCTTAGAGTTTGCAAAAGATGCAGCGCCGTCATTAACATTCTAA
- a CDS encoding rhodanese-like domain-containing protein has translation MKAISAKEVQQALEQGQALNLIDVREIDEVESGHIPGIIHIPLGLLEFRMHELNKNEPYVIVCRSGGRSGNATQFLESQGFDVTNMVDGMLAWEGEVR, from the coding sequence ATGAAGGCAATTTCAGCAAAGGAAGTACAACAGGCTTTAGAGCAAGGTCAGGCATTAAATTTAATCGATGTACGTGAAATAGACGAAGTGGAGTCGGGACATATTCCGGGTATCATTCATATTCCACTAGGCTTACTTGAATTTCGTATGCATGAGCTAAATAAAAATGAACCGTATGTTATAGTCTGTCGATCGGGTGGTCGCAGTGGCAATGCTACTCAATTTTTAGAAAGCCAAGGTTTTGATGTAACAAATATGGTTGACGGTATGCTTGCATGGGAAGGGGAAGTACGGTAA
- a CDS encoding rhodanese-like domain-containing protein: METWVILAIVIAFLVWRMKPAKGVQTISATQLKNILNDKNKVFIDVRTPAEYKGRNIPQFKNIPLGSSFDKLPKDKEIVVICQSGMRSSKACKQMKKQGFERVTNVRGGMSAY; this comes from the coding sequence TTGGAAACATGGGTGATACTTGCTATCGTTATTGCGTTTTTGGTCTGGCGAATGAAGCCAGCGAAAGGTGTGCAGACAATTTCAGCGACACAATTGAAAAATATATTGAATGACAAAAATAAAGTATTTATCGATGTGCGTACACCAGCAGAGTATAAGGGACGTAATATCCCGCAATTCAAAAATATTCCGCTTGGTTCTAGCTTTGATAAACTACCGAAGGATAAAGAAATCGTTGTCATTTGCCAAAGCGGTATGCGCAGTAGTAAGGCGTGTAAGCAAATGAAAAAACAGGGTTTTGAGCGTGTAACAAATGTCCGTGGTGGCATGAGTGCATATTAG